In a genomic window of Neoarius graeffei isolate fNeoGra1 chromosome 13, fNeoGra1.pri, whole genome shotgun sequence:
- the LOC132896678 gene encoding chemokine XC receptor 1-like encodes METSPGYDYNTYDPMGDGGLCHKEFVAKIGSILVPLFFSIVVLLSLIGNILVLVILGLYENLKSLTNIFILNLALSDLLFTIGLPFWACYYIWGWTLGDVACKAVNFIFYAGFYSSIMFLVLMTIQRYMAVVHPLSDWERGQGFALIPIVAWVVSIAAALPAPIYSTVQADPESSLKLYCEHTSTVAYFAITYEQNCFFVFAFLVMGFCYIRILLTIFKTRTNKRHRTIRLIFCIVVVFFLGWAPYNLVIFLHTLTHHQIKFFIDCDVTHYLDYTEYVCKLLAFSHCCLNPVFYVFVGVKFRNHLKGILQKVFQIPPHMHIQQTRTGTIVSHGSMCSNSNNYKGNCTAV; translated from the exons ATGG AAACATCTCCAGGCTATGATTATAACACTTATGATCCAATGGGTGATGGGGGATTGTGTCACAAAGAATTCGTGGCCAAAATTGGATCCATCCTTGTCCCGTTATTCTTCAGCATCGTGGTCTTGCTCAGTCTCATTGGTAACATTTTGGTTCTTGTGATTCTTGGACTATATGAAAATCTCAAATCATTGACGAACATCTTCATACTCAACTTGGCTCTGTCGGACCTGCTGTTCACTATCGGATTGCCGTTCTGGGCTTGTTACTACATCTGGGGTTGGACTCTCGGAGACGTTGCATGCAAAGCTGTCAACTTCATCTTCTAcgctgggttttacagcagcatcATGTTCCTGGTGCTGATGACCATTCAGCGCTACATGGCTGTAGTGCACCCTCTCTCGGACTGGGAAAGAGGACAGGGTTTTGCGCTTATCCCCATTGTTGCTTGGGTTGTGAGCATCGCAGCAGCATTGCCTGCCCCAATCTACAGCACAGTCCAGGCTGACCCGGAAAGCTCCCTAAAGCTTTATTGCGAGCATACTTCCACTGTTGCGTATTTTGCCATTACATACGAACAGAACTgcttttttgtttttgcctttttggtcatGGGGTTTTGTTACATAAGAATCCTGCTGACCATCTTCAAGACAAGAACGAACAAGAGACACCGAACTATCAGACTCATCTTCTGTATCGTAGTCGTGTTCTTTCTTGGTTGGGCTCCTTATAACCTGGTGATTTTTCTGCACACCTTGACTCATCATCAGATTAAGTTTTTCATTGACTGTGACGTCACACATTATCTTGACTACACCGAGTACGTCTGTAAGCTGCTGGCATTTTCACACTGCTGCCTTAATCCTGTGTTTTATGTTTTCGTTGGCGTCAAATTCAGGAATCATCTCAAAGGGATTCTGCAGAAGGTTTTTCAAATCCCTCCACATATGCACATACAACAAACACGAACTGGCACCATTGTGTCTCACGGCTCCATGTGCTCAAACAGCAACAATTACAAAGGCAATTGTACAGCTGTCTGA
- the LOC132896679 gene encoding chemokine XC receptor 1-like, whose product MALEDNYTTFTYDYDDSSSIEDQLCHKEAVAKFGSIFVPLFFSIVVLLSLIGNILVLVILIHYENHKSLTNIFILNLALSDLLFTIGLPFWACYYIWGWTLGDAVCKIVCFIFYIGFYSSIVFLMLMTIQRYMAVVHPLSDWERGQGFALIFIIGWLVSILAALPSSIYTSVMPDPANDSQQYCEYNSILADRVLTYEQNCFFICAFLVMGFCYIRILQTIFKARTNKRHRTIRLIFCIVIVFFLGWGPYNLVIFLQTLTPLNVEFFTICEVTHHLDYAENVSKLLAFSHCCLNPVFYVFVGVKFRNYLKEILQKIFQRPSNTSTPKTRTAHAQSLGSLY is encoded by the exons ATGGCTCTCGAAG ACAACTATACGACGTTTACATATGATTACGATGATAGTAGCAGCATTGAGGATCAACTGTGTCACAAGGAAGCTGTGGCAAAATTTGGATCCATCTTTGTCCCGTTATTCTTCAGCATCGTGGTCTTGCTCAGTCTCATTGGTAACATCTTGGTTCTTGTGATTCTCATACACTATGAGAACCACAAATCATTGACGAACATCTTCATACTCAACTTGGCTCTGTCGGACCTGCTGTTCACTATCGGATTGCCGTTCTGGGCTTGTTACTACATCTGGGGTTGGACTCTCGGAGATGCTGTGTGCAAAATTGTCTGCTTCATCTTCTacattgggttttacagcagcatcGTGTTCCTGATGCTGATGACTATTCAGCGCTACATGGCTGTAGTGCACCCTCTCTCGGACTGGGAAAGAGGACAGGGTTTTGCACTTATCTTCATCATTGGTTGGTTGGTGAGCATCTTAGCAGCATTGCCATCCTCAATCTACACCTCTGTAATGCCTGATCCAGCAAATGATTCACAACAATACTGTGAGTATAATTCCATTCTGGCAGACCGTGTGCTTACCTACGAACAGAACTGTTTTTTCATTTGTGCCTTTTTGGTCATGGGGTTTTGCTACATAAGAATCCTGCAGACCATCTTCAAGGCAAGAACGAACAAAAGACACAGAACTATCAGACTCATCTTCTGTATCGTAATCGTGTTCTTTCTTGGTTGGGGTCCTTATAACCTGGTGATTTTTTTGCAAACATTAACCCCTCTTAACGTCGAGTTTTTCACAATTTGCGAGGTCACGCATCATCTTGACTACGCTGAAAACGTCAGTAAACTGCTGGCGTTTTCTCACTGCTGCCTGAATCctgtgttttatgtttttgtTGGTGTGAAATTTAGAAATTATCTTAAGGAGATTCTGCAGAAGATTTTTCAAAGGCCATCCAACACGAGTACGCCAAAAACACGAACTGCTCACGCTCAGTCCCTGGGCTCCTTGTACTGA